One Camelus ferus isolate YT-003-E chromosome 21, BCGSAC_Cfer_1.0, whole genome shotgun sequence genomic region harbors:
- the LOC106728731 gene encoding hornerin, translated as MPKLLQSIVTVIDLFYQYATQDGECDMLNKAELKELLENEFHQILKNPDDPDTVDIIMQNLDKDHNKKVDFTEYLLMIFKLARACNKIIGKDYCQASGSKQRDQSHRHQEELRKTEGEEEGQESSSHSSWSEGEHDSYSRGSRGSIKHRPGSRSRRTQHQGSLYSSEHRQSSEDRRRESSSGHFKDSKKNKHGSHRHERSRSEEAGYSHLSNSRTRSKSANQSSTCGTQGRVCHLEDQSFNSDQHWSYSNESLGNRQHKKKSCQSPSKQDHGFSSGSCGGQDHWSDSNEPTGCGHGFGSGQPSQQRWQESNEEYHSGNCEQQRYCSSSSSGEIYSYGQHRSGSGQSSSCTQHGSGLGQSSGYGQHSSTSRQSPSCSQHGSSLGQSTRCSQHGSGSSQSSSYSRQSSGSSQSLNHGQHRSGLSQSSSYGQHSTGSGQSSGFQQHGSGSGESSGFNQQRSGLGQSSSYGQHSSTAGHSSSCGQHGSNSGQSSSYGQCSSSRHGLSQSSSHSQHGSGSSQSSSHSQHGSSSGPSSSFGQHGSSSRESSGFGWHGSGLGQSSSYGQHQSGYGQSSRHGKHGSPSGQSSGFGQQRSRSGQFGYGQHRSGSGESSSCGQHESSSGQSSSYGQPVSGSGLSSSYGQHSTGSGQSSGFQQHGSGSGESSGFNQQRSGLGQSSSYGQHSSTAGHSSSCGQRRHNLGQSSSYGQCGSSQHSSSQSSSHSRHGSGSSRCGTSQFSSHSRHGSGSSQSSSHSQHGSSSGPSSSFGQHGSSSRESSGFGWHGSGLSQSSSYGQHQSGYGQPSRHGKHGSPSSQSSGFGQQRSRSGQSSYGQHRSGSGESSSCGQHGSSSGLSSSYGHHGSSSRQSSSYGQHGSSSGQSFSYGQHGSGSGLSSSYGQQRSGSSQSSSHRQHRFGSGQSSTYGYHGSGLGHSSGFGQHETSSGKSSAFEHGSSLGQSPSSGEHEARYGQSSGYRQHGSASGQSSSFGQHTSGSGQSSSYGHHGSVSSQCSTQSQHGSGLGQCSNSEQYRTGSGQSSSSGQCGSGSGQCSSYEQHELQESCRSSSSGTHGEDSRPKVGSTPNQSRNSQEWSGYSQKERSRSCSPLSGKSDENESIHRQSRTCRQQSQGQLESCYSHSNCNEGQSGSSSRQVESSSSCDFGQSTPSYELSSSNTTNTLLICKEDNRQGGYCYQREGGNHGGGHTNSNSHSFCSSTPLYKYVQEQRC; from the exons ATGCCTAAACTCCTGCAAAGCATTGTCACCGTCATTGATCTTTTCTACCAATATGCCACCCAGGATGGGGAGTGTGACATGTTGAACAAGGCAGAACTGAAAGAACTTTTGGAAAACGAGTTTCATCAAATTCTGAAG AATCCAGATGATCCAGACACTGTAGATATCATCATGCAAAATTTGGATAAAGACCACAACAAGAAAGTTGACTTTACTGAGTACCTTTTGATGATATTCAAGCTGGCTCGGGCTTGTAATAAAATCATCGGCAAAGATTACTGCCAAGCTTCAGGGTCAAAGCAAAGAGATCAGAGTCACCGGCACCAAGAGGAACTGAGGAAaacagaaggggaggaggaagggcaagAATCATCTAGTCATTCAAGCTGGAGTGAAGGCGAGCATGATTCCTATTCCCGGGGCTCCAGAGGAAGCATTAAACACAGGCCTGGGTCCAGATCCAGAAGGACGCAGCATCAAGGAAGCTTATATAGTTCTGAGCATAGGCAAAGCtctgaggatagaaggagagagtCAAGTTCAGGCCACTTCAAGGACAGTAAGAAAAACAAGCATGGCTCTCATCGACATGAAAGGTCTAGGAGTGAAGAAGCTGGTTATTCTCATTTAAGTAACTCTAGAACAAGATCAAAGTCAGCAAATCAGTCCAGCACTTGTGGAACACAAGGGCGTGTGTGCCACTTAGAGGATCAGTCTTTCAATTCTGACCAACACTGGTCTTACTCAAATGAATCTTTAGGGAATAGGCAACATAAGAAGAAATCATGCCAGTCCCCTAGTAAGCAGGATCACGGATTCAGCTCAGGCAGTTGTGGAGGACAAGACCACTGGTCAGATTCAAATGAGCCCACTGGTTGTGGTCATGGCTTTGGCTCAGGCCAGCCCTCTCAACAGAGATGGCAAGAATCAAATGAAGAGTATCACTCAGGAAACTGTGAACAACAAAGATATTGTTCTAGTTCAAGTTCGGGTGAGATATACAGTTATGGCCAACACAGGTCAGGCTCAGGACAGTCTTCCAGCTGCACCCAACATGGATCTGGCTTAGGTCAATCCTCTGGTTATGGACAACATAGTTCTACCTCAAGACAGTCACCAAGCTGTAGCCAACATGGATCTAGCTTAGGTCAGTCCACTAGGTGTAGTCAACATGGATCTGGCTCAAGTCAGTCATCCAGCTACAGCCGACAGAGTTCTGGATCAAGCCAGTCTCTTAATCATGGCCAACATAGGTCTGGATTAAGTCAGTCTTCTAGCTATGGCCAACACAGTACAGGATCAGGTCAGTCTTCTGGATTTCAGCAACATGGGTCTGGCTCAGGAGAGTCTTCTGGCTTTAATCAGCAGAGATCTGGCTTAGGTCAATCCTCTAGCTATGGACAACACAGTTCTACTGCAGGACATTCATCAAGCTGTGGCCAGCATGGATCTAACTCAGGTCAATCTTCCAGCTATGGTCAATGTAGCTCAAGTCGACATGGCCTAAGTCAGTCTTCTAGCCACAGTCAACATGGGTCTGGCTCAAGTCAGTCTTCTAGCCATAGCCAACATGGGTCTAGCTCAGGTCCATCTTCAAGCTTTGGTCAGCATGGTTCTAGCTCAAGAGAGTCTTCTGGTTTTGGTTGGCATGGGTCTGGCTTAGGTCAGTCATCAAGCTATGGACAACACCAATCTGGGTATGGTCAATCTTCTAGGCATGGAAAACATGGTTCTCCTTCAggtcagtcctctggctttggacaACAAAGGTCTAGATCAGGTCAGTTTGGCTATGGCCAACACAGGTCTGGCTCAGGTGAGTCTTCCAGCTGTGGTCAGCATGAATCTAGCTCAGGACAGTCTTCCAGCTATGGTCAACCTGTGTCAGGCTCAGGTCTGTCTTCTAGCTATGGCCAACACAGTACAGGATCAGGTCAGTCTTCTGGCTTTCAGCAACATGGGTCTGGCTCAGGAGAGTCTTCTGGCTTTAATCAGCAGAGATCTGGCTTAGGTCAATCCTCTAGCTATGGACAACACAGTTCTACTGCAGGACATTCATCAAGCTGTGGCCAACGTAGACATAACTTAGGTCAGTCTTCCAGCTATGGTCAATGTGGCTCAAGTCAACATAGCTCAAGTCAGTCTTCTAGCCACAGCCGACATGGGTCTGGCTCAAGTCGATGTGGCACAAGTCAGTTTTCTAGCCACAGTCGACATGGGTCTGGCTCAAGTCAGTCTTCTAGCCATAGCCAACATGGGTCTAGCTCAGGTCCATCTTCAAGCTTTGGTCAGCATGGTTCTAGCTCAAGAGAGTCTTCTGGTTTTGGTTGGCATGGGTCTGGCTTAAGTCAGTCATCAAGCTATGGACAACACCAATCTGGGTATGGTCAACCTTCTAGGCATGGAAAACATGGTTCTCCTTCAAGTCAATCCTCTGGCTTTGGACAACAAAGGTCTAGATCAGGTCAGTCTAGCTATGGCCAACACAGGTCTGGCTCAGGTGAGTCTTCCAGTTGTGGCCAGCATGGTTCTAGCTCAGGATTGTCTTCTAGCTATGGTCATCATGGATCAAGCTCAAGACAGTCTTCCAGCTACGGTCAGCATGGCTCTAGCTCAGGACAGTCTTTCAGCTATGGTCAGCATGGATCTGGCTCAGGTCTATCTTCGAGCTATGGCCAACAAAGGTCTGGATCAAGCCAATCTTCAAGCCACAGGCAACATCGTTTTGGCTCTGGTCAGTCCTCTACATATGGCTATCATGGGTCTGGATTAGGTCACTCTTCTGGCTTTGGTCAACATGAGACTAGCTCAGGAAAATCTTCTGCCTTTGAGCATGGATCTAGCTTAGGTCAGTCACCAAGCTCTGGAGAACATGAAGCCAGATATGGTCAATCCTCTGGCTACAGACAACATGGTTCTGCTTCAGGACAGTCATCAAGCTTTGGTCAACATACATCTGGATCAGGTCAGTCTTCTAGCTATGGCCACCATGGGTCTGTCTCATCTCAGTGTTCTACCCAGAGTCAACATGGATCTGGCTTGGGCCAGTGTTCTAATTCTGAACAATACAGGACTGGCTCAGGTCAGTCATCTAGCTCTGGACAATGTGGTTCTGGATCTGGTCAATGTTCTAGCTATGAGCAACATGAATTACAAGAGAGTTGTAGGTCAAGTTCAAGTGGAACTCATGGTGAGGACAGTAGACCCAAAGTGGGCTCAACCCCTAATCAATCAAGAAATAGCCAGGAGTGGTCAGGATATagccaaaaagaaagaagtagGAGTTGCAGCCCATTGAGTGGCAAGTCTGATGAAAATGAGAGTATTCATAGACAATCAAGAACATGTAGGCAACAAAGCCAGGGCCAGTTGGAATCTTGCTATAGCCATTCCAATTGTAATGAAGGCCAATCAGGAAGCAGTTCTAGACAAGTAGAAAGCTCCTCAAGTTGTGACTTTGGACAATCTACACCCTCCTATGAACTGTCTAGCTCCAACACTACCAACACATTGTTAATCTGCAAGGAGGATAATAGACAAGGTGGCTATTGTTACCAGAGAGAAGGAGGTAACCATGGAGGGGGTCATACAAACTCAAATTCCCACAGTTTCTGTAGCAGCACTCCACTCTACAAATATGTCCAAGAGCAGAGGTGCTAA